CTTGGGAACACGCTTTGCGGCTTCGGCCAAGCTATGATTCGCCTCAAGAGGCGCGTCCGGCAGTTGGTAAAGCCCGCGCGAAAGGTGGAGGACCTCACCATCCCCGACCAAGCGGCTGATCGTGGCTGCGGTGATCCCGGCAGCCCTGAACTCGGAAAGGCGGATGATGCCGCGCGCTCGCAGAAACTCGATCGCCCGATCGCGCTGTGTGCCTGCTTTCGCCATTGATACCAATCCACGGAACCAACCGCCTACATTCTGAGGTTTAGTATCACTTCTTCTACTCTGGGTAAAGCGCGTGCTGACTGGCCTACTGAGCCAACACCTACCCATCGATGGATCGTCCGTCGATCCACACCAAACCGTCGCGACAGTTCCGCCCTGGTCACGCCTCGTTCCAGATAGTGCCTTAACAGCATCCTTGTCTCCCATCCGTGCATCGGTTCGCCGCTCCATTCCTGTTGGCTTTTGCCAACAGACTGGCCCGACGTACACGTCCTCGCAATCTTCAATGTGGGACATTTTCGATTGACACAAATGGGACATATACAGTTGTCCGCTACAGGTAACCCTGGATTACTGGCTAGCTTGGCGATAGAAAGCCGCAATTGGCGCAGTAACGGTAGCGTCTTCATGCCATCGACCCCTGCTGACTCCAGGCGCTCGCCCTATTCGAGTTTGGATCGTGGATCCGCTTCGTGTTCGGAACCGTGCCTGGCCCCGGCGGATACCGCCCCAGCCTCGCACAGACTCTGCTCGGCACGATTCCTCGCCGCGGTTTCCCGGTGCCGCTGCGTCTCAATGCGCAGCCGCAGGAGGCTCCGGACGGAGTAACTTGTGAGCATCAGAGAAGCGATGAGTCCGGATCCGCTTGCAAAGACGTAGGGTGTCCAGAAACCTCCTTCATAAAGGACCCACACAACGATGAGTGCGGCCCCGGTTGGTGCAACAACAATGCAAATGGCTGCAGATAGGGAAAGCAATCCGTCATACAGCACGATCCAGGCCTGGAATGCGCCGGGGTCGCCGTCAGCGCTGAACTTCATCCGAGATGCTGCTTCCGACAGGTGCCGCGCCGCGTAGCCCTGGAACACTATGATGAGAAACAAGCCCAACGAGCTAAGCAGGGGACGCGGAATTCCTATACCCGCGACCTCGATGTTCCGTCCTCGCCTATCGAGACGGCCCTGCAACCACCCGTGCAGGGCGTCTAGTTCAAGGCTTTCGAGATCTTCCACCTCGAGGTGCAGATCGGCGAAGGCTTGCGCGAAGGGGAGCCGCAGCTTGTTGCTCATCTTCGGACGGAGCTCCTTCGACAGATGACCGTGCGCGATGGCCCGATCAATCCACGCATCCGTCCAGGCGAACCGTTCTGTCCACAGCTTCACCGGGAAGACGACGGGATAAGTTCTTGATTCAGAGCCCCCACTTCCACGGCATACGCTGACAGCGGCGGTATCGAATCCTTCATCTTTCCAATCCTGGATTTCGTCGTTCCACTCCGTTGTCCTCAAGACCATGATCCTTAGCGGTTGAGCATCTCCACTCCAGTTCATTGGTCTCACATACCTGCCTACCGGAGCGATCGCGGTTTCCTTCTCTTCGGGTCGACTATCGTCTGGAAGCATCTTGACATGTACGACCTGATAGTGCGGGCTAGCCGTGATCAGCCAATAAGGACCCTCTTTATCTGGAGGAGTGGGTACACCGTGCATTGTAATTCCTTGATCGAATGCCGAAATTCCCCGTGCTAAATTTCTCTCAATCTCTGCGGTGTCGATACGCGCGCTACCACCACTTGACACCAAGATATCCCAGAACCGAGAGTAACTCCGAAGGTTGTAGGGCGGTTGCTTCAGGAACCATTCGGTCCACATTCGGTCTCCCGAAATCCCCCGCCACCCAACTTTGAATTCGCTGCCGGACTCGAACTTGCCGCTTGGACCCACCAATATCTGCTGGACCGGTCCCTTCTCAGGAACAAAGAAGCGCTGACCAAGGTCGAGGTCGACCCTACACGCAATCGCAGCAGAGCCCTTACGATCGCCCCTAGGCGCGAGTCTCAGTCGGAATGCCGCCTTCTCGTCCGGCATTTCGGACGCAGGTCCGGCCAGTATGTGGGCAACCGAGATAGGGCTATCCTCGTCACGTGTTGCCGAATTCCACAGATTCATCAAACCCTGGATGGTTTCGGCGTCATCAACAGCGCGCTTGAGTCGCGAAATGTCCTCGACGAGAATTCCAACCACGACCAACCCGCTGACTATCAGCATCACGAAGGTCGTATAACGGGCGTGCAGCACGACCGGCGAACTGTCGTCTATCGGGGGACGTTGCCGCACTTCTTCCGCTTCGCCGGGCATCGTTGCGTCAACTCCTCTCGATCACAACGAAAACCAGCTTGCCGGTCGTCCGCCAACCACATTGCGGTTCGACGATAGGCCGCTTGATGAAGATATGGTCCAGCCATCCGCCCCTGCCCTCCGTAGAGAGATGGCACCGTAGGCGTCTTTGAGCGCGGAGGTGAACTCCAGCCCAGTGAAAGTGGTTGCACTGTTCTTTGTGTTGGAGATCTCGGCCCGGGCCGTAGCCTTCCAGAGCCTCGGTGCCGCCGACGTCCACACCGACCATGTATCGACCTCTGGAATTACTCATAACTATTTGATATACTTATCATTTATAGAGATCATGAACTATGAGCATTAAAGCGGTTCAATCCTTGACGTAAGCATACTGTAAGCGGACTCATTCCAATCTGTGCGCGTCTTGGCGCGGTTCTGTCGCTCTGTTTGTCGTTTCTCCAGCATCGACCTACCCTACAAGCCCCTGTGTAACCTCCCTCTAAATTCTTCACTGGCCACCGATTGACTCCTCGGACCAGTTGGAATTCGACACCAGGGACCTCGCCGAACCTTGCGTCGAACAGCTCACCGTTGAAGTCTTTCATGCTCTGCGATCAGAAATGTGAGATAGCTCCGGATGAGGTTGCAGTAAAGGCGTGCCTCGGTGATCCCGAGCTCCAATCCTTCATTGAGATCAGTGCCATGGCGAACCCCGCCTCCTGTTGGCGATGACAGATAGCCATGCAAGCTCATCATCCACCGCAGAATCTCCTTTTGATGTCCTTCTCCACGCCGGCGGAGCTCGTCGATGATCTTGTTGAAGTACGGACCGTGGATGCTGCCATCCAGAATCTTCTCACTTCTGAACGCTGTAGAGATGGTCTCCAACAGCCACAGTACCTCCTGCACCGCCTGCCGCCCATTACCCTCGCTGAGCGCTCGTTCCGAAGCCTCCAAGGCTTCTTCGATCACTGCTTTGGCCTGCATGTCCAGAGATGGCACTTCATCCGGCACAGCAATTGGTACATGCACCCGCGTGGCAACAAGCTTCGGCGGGTCTATCTGGAAGCCCGAGCCAGCTTCGGTCAAGACACCGTTAATCCGTCCGACTCCGGGCATTTCCATTTCGGGATGGCGTCGGTCCAATTCCTCGCAGGCATTGTAGAAAGCTTCAATGAACAAAGGCGCATTCTTAGATGCCTCAGTCATCACGTTGTACAGATCCGTTAATGCCCAGCCCTCGTCGCTGCTGGTGGAGTGTGGAACTCCGGCTGCCAAAGCGAAATGGGACTTGAAATGCTCCAGAATCCCCTTCCGCGACCCTTGAGTGCAAATTCTGTCAATCAATTCTCGGAACGCACAAACCACCTCTGTTTCTACAGAGCCAGGGCTGTCATACCGCCACTTTCCTTCGAACTCCAGCATCGCGATACTTCCTCGCGCTCTAACTTCAATTGGATAAACGATGCGGAAAAGAAAAACCCCGCTATCCTGTTGGAATAACGGGGATTTTGGTTGCCGGGGGCAGGTTTTGAACCTACGAGCTTCAGGTCATGAGTCTGACTGCAGTGATTGCCCCTTGCGGTGCCTCTCTGAGAGAACCAGTGATATGATCACCCCTGTTCCGATGGAGAGAATGAGCCCAACGTCACCTCTGGAAACAAAGAGAGACGCCGGCCGAGTTACCCACAGCCTTACCCGGCTCCTCCGAGCATCGAGGGCTTCCGTCGAAGCAACCATATCGAGTTAAGGGCTTTGATCTGTTCCCAATTCACTGGCTATCTCTTGCCCAAGAGACTTGCCAAGCCTACGAGCACCCACTCACCGACCCGCAGTTCATGCACTTGTAGCAGGCGCCGCTGCGGACCATGATGGCGCCGCAGTCGGAGCAGGACGGGGCGTCCTGCTGGTAGAAGCCTTCGGCGATGCTGTAGCCGTTGGCGGCGCTGTCCGTGCGCTTGGGCGCGGGGGCGAGGGCCACGGGTTCGGCCAGTTCTTCGGTGTCGCGTGAGACGACGCCGACCTCGGTCTGGGCCTTGCCGTCGAGGAACTTGGTGGCGAGCCAGCGGAAGAGGTAGTCCATGATGGACTTGGCCATGGGGATTTCCGAGTTCCGGGTGAAACCCGAGGGCTCGAAGCGCATGTGGCTGAACTTGTCCACCAGGACCCTGAGGGGGACGCCGTACTGCATGGCCATGGAGATGGCGGTGGCGAAGGAGTCCATGAGGCCCGAGATTGTCGAGCCTTCCTTGGACATGGTGATGAAGATCTCGCCTGGCTTGCCGTCCTCGTACATGCCGGCGGTGATGTAGCCCTCGTGTCCGGCGATGTCGAACTTGTGGGTGATGGACCGGCGTTCGTCGGGCAGCTTGTGGCGCATGGGCCGCCAGTCGCCCTTCTCGGCCGGCGCATCGCTCTTGCCGCTGGTGCTCAGCGGCTGGGTGCGTTTGGAACCGTCCCGGTAGATGGCCACGGCCTTGACGCCGAGCTTCCAGGCCTCCACGTACGCCTTGGCGATCTCGTCCACCGAGGCGTCGGCGGGCATGTTGATGGTTTTGGAGATGGCGCCCGAGATGAACGGCTGGGTGGCGCCCATCATCCGGATGTGCCCCATGTAGTGGATGGAGCGGCTGCCGTTGGCGGGCTTGAACGCGCAATCGAACACCGGCAGGTCATCCTCGCGAAGGTTCGGCGCCCCTTCGATGGTGCCGTGCTCGTCGATGTACTCCACGATGGCCTGGATCTGTCTGTCATCGTAACCGAGCCGCTTCAACGAACGTGGCACGGTGTGGTTGACGATGGTGAGCATGCCGCCGCCCACGAGCCTTTTGTACTTCACCAGGGCGATGTCGGGCTCCACCCCGGTTGTGTCGCAGTCCATCATGAAGGCGATGGTGCCGGTGGGCGCCAGCACGGAGATCTGCGAGTTCCGTACCCCGTGCTCCTCCCCTTCCTCGCACACCGTGTCCCACACGTCCCGCACCGCGGTGAGCAGATCCAGCGGCACGTGCGACGAGGGGATCTTGTGCGCGTGGGCACGGTGCATATCGAGCACCTTGAGCATGGGTTCCCGGTTGACCGCATAGCCCCCGAAGGGTTCCAGCCGGTCCGCCACGCGACTGGACTGGAGGTATCCCTCGCCCGTGAGCAGCGCGGTCACCGCCGCGGCGTAGGACCTCCCGGCGTCGGAGTCGTAGGGCAGCCCCAGGGACATGAGCAGCGCACCCAGGTTGGCGTAGCCCAGCCCCAGCTCGCGGAAGTCGCGGGCGTTCTGCGTGATCTCCTCGGTGGGATAGGACGAGTTGTCCACCAGGATGTCCTGGGCCGTGATCATGATGTCCACGGTGTGGCGGAAGGACTCGGTGTCGAAGCCGCCGTCCTCGCGCAGGAACTTGAGCAGGTTGAGCGACGCCAGGTTGCACGCGGAGTTGTCCAGGTGCATGTACTCCGAGCACGGGTTGGAGCCGCTGATGCGGCCCGTGTTGGAGCACGTGTGCCAGTTGTTGATCGTGGAGTCGAACTGCATTCCGGGATCGCCGCACAGGTGCGTGGCCTCGGCGATCATCTTGAGGATGTCCCGGGCGCGGAAGGTCTCGGACTCCTCGCCGGTGGTGACGAAGCGCGTGCTCCACTCGCCATCGTCCTGCACCCGCTGCATGAACTCGTCCGTCACCCGCACCGAGTTGTTGGCGTTCTGGAAGAACACGCTGCCGTAGGCCGGGCCGTCCAGGCTGGCGTCGTATCCCGCCTCGATGAGCGTCCAGGCCTTCTTCTCCTCCTCCACCTTGCAGTTGATGAACTCCACGAGATCGGGATGGTCCGCGTCGAGGATCACCATCTTGGCCGCGCGCCGGGTCTTGCCGCCGGACTTGATGACTCCCGCCGACGCGTCGGCCGCGCGCATGAAGGAGACCGGCCCCGACGCCGTGCCACCGCCGCCGAGCTGCTCCTTGGACGAGCGGATGTTGGACAGGTTCACGCCCGAGCCCGAGCCGCCCTTGAAGATCACGCCTTCCTTGCGGTACCAGTCGAGGATCGACTCCATGGTGTCGTCCACCGACAGGATAAAGCAGGCCGAGCACTGGGGCCGTTCCTCGATGCCGCAGTTGAACCACACCGGGCTGTTGAAGCAGGCCTTCTGATGCACCAGGATGTGGGTCAACTCGTCGGAGAAAGCCTGGGCGTCGTCCGCGCTCGCGAAATAGCCGTCCGCCCGGCCCCATCCCGTGACGGTGTCCACCACCCGGCTGATGAGCTGGCGCGCGGTGCGCTCCCGCTGGGGCGTCCCCAGGGGGCCGCGGAAATACTTGGAGGCGACGACGTTGGTGGCCATCTGCGACCAGGCCTTGGGCACCTCGATGTTGTTCTGTTCGAACACCGTGTTCCCGTTCTCGTTCTGAATGGTCGCGGCACGCAGCTCCCACTCGATCTCGTCGTAGGGGTTGACCCCGGATTTAGTGAAGTAGCGCCGGACGCGGAGGCCCGGCCCCCGGTCTCGAACGTCGTCGTCGCGCAGCGGTTGGGCGGTTTGAGCAGGTTGGGTGGTGGTCTTGGCGGCCATAAATGCTTCCTCTTCCGTCTGAATTTGTTTTTGTTTCGGCCCCTAGGATGCACGTCAGGATGTAGTGCCGAATTCCCAATGTACCACGAC
The window above is part of the Deltaproteobacteria bacterium genome. Proteins encoded here:
- a CDS encoding type IV toxin-antitoxin system AbiEi family antitoxin domain-containing protein produces the protein MAKAGTQRDRAIEFLRARGIIRLSEFRAAGITAATISRLVGDGEVLHLSRGLYQLPDAPLEANHSLAEAAKRVPK
- a CDS encoding vitamin B12-dependent ribonucleotide reductase, encoding MAAKTTTQPAQTAQPLRDDDVRDRGPGLRVRRYFTKSGVNPYDEIEWELRAATIQNENGNTVFEQNNIEVPKAWSQMATNVVASKYFRGPLGTPQRERTARQLISRVVDTVTGWGRADGYFASADDAQAFSDELTHILVHQKACFNSPVWFNCGIEERPQCSACFILSVDDTMESILDWYRKEGVIFKGGSGSGVNLSNIRSSKEQLGGGGTASGPVSFMRAADASAGVIKSGGKTRRAAKMVILDADHPDLVEFINCKVEEEKKAWTLIEAGYDASLDGPAYGSVFFQNANNSVRVTDEFMQRVQDDGEWSTRFVTTGEESETFRARDILKMIAEATHLCGDPGMQFDSTINNWHTCSNTGRISGSNPCSEYMHLDNSACNLASLNLLKFLREDGGFDTESFRHTVDIMITAQDILVDNSSYPTEEITQNARDFRELGLGYANLGALLMSLGLPYDSDAGRSYAAAVTALLTGEGYLQSSRVADRLEPFGGYAVNREPMLKVLDMHRAHAHKIPSSHVPLDLLTAVRDVWDTVCEEGEEHGVRNSQISVLAPTGTIAFMMDCDTTGVEPDIALVKYKRLVGGGMLTIVNHTVPRSLKRLGYDDRQIQAIVEYIDEHGTIEGAPNLREDDLPVFDCAFKPANGSRSIHYMGHIRMMGATQPFISGAISKTINMPADASVDEIAKAYVEAWKLGVKAVAIYRDGSKRTQPLSTSGKSDAPAEKGDWRPMRHKLPDERRSITHKFDIAGHEGYITAGMYEDGKPGEIFITMSKEGSTISGLMDSFATAISMAMQYGVPLRVLVDKFSHMRFEPSGFTRNSEIPMAKSIMDYLFRWLATKFLDGKAQTEVGVVSRDTEELAEPVALAPAPKRTDSAANGYSIAEGFYQQDAPSCSDCGAIMVRSGACYKCMNCGSVSGCS